One part of the Peromyscus leucopus breed LL Stock chromosome 19, UCI_PerLeu_2.1, whole genome shotgun sequence genome encodes these proteins:
- the Ap3s1 gene encoding AP-3 complex subunit sigma-1 isoform X3, translating to MIKAILIFNNHGKPRLSKFYQPYSEDTQQQIIRETFHLVSKRDENVCNFLEGGLLIGGSDNKLIYRHYATLYFVFCVDSSESELGILDLIQVSVKRNHKVIMVFVETLDKCFENVCELDLIFHVDKVHNILAEMVMGGMVLETNMNEIVTQIDAQNKLEKSETFIFQSPRQDR from the exons ATGATCAAGGCCATCCTCATCTTCAACAACCACGGGAAGCCGCGGCTCTCCAAGTTCTACCAGCCCTAC AGTGAAGATACGCAACAGCAAATCATCAGGGAGACTTTCCATTTGGTGTCTAAGCGAGATGAGAATGTTTGTAATTTCCTAGAAGGAGGATT aTTAATTGGAGGATCTGACAACAAACTGATTTATAGACATTATGCAACACTATATTTTGTCTTCTGTGTGGATTCCTCAGAAAGTGAGCTTGGCATTTTAGATCTAATTCAA GTATCAGTTAAACGAAATCACAAAGTAATCATG gtATTTGTGGAAACATTAGacaaatgttttgaaaatgtcTGTGAACTGGATTTAATATTCCATGTAGACAAG gttcACAATATTCTTGCAGAAATGGTGATGGGAGGAATGGTATTGGAGACCAACATGAATGAGATTGTTACACAAATTGATGCACAAAATAAGCTGGAGAAATCTGAG ACCTTTATCTTTCAGTCTCCCAGACAGGACAGGTAG
- the Ap3s1 gene encoding AP-3 complex subunit sigma-1 isoform X4: MIKAILIFNNHGKPRLSKFYQPYSEDTQQQIIRETFHLVSKRDENVCNFLEGGLLIGGSDNKLIYRHYATLYFVFCVDSSESELGILDLIQVFVETLDKCFENVCELDLIFHVDKVHNILAEMVMGGMVLETNMNEIVTQIDAQNKLEKSETFIFQSPRQDR, encoded by the exons ATGATCAAGGCCATCCTCATCTTCAACAACCACGGGAAGCCGCGGCTCTCCAAGTTCTACCAGCCCTAC AGTGAAGATACGCAACAGCAAATCATCAGGGAGACTTTCCATTTGGTGTCTAAGCGAGATGAGAATGTTTGTAATTTCCTAGAAGGAGGATT aTTAATTGGAGGATCTGACAACAAACTGATTTATAGACATTATGCAACACTATATTTTGTCTTCTGTGTGGATTCCTCAGAAAGTGAGCTTGGCATTTTAGATCTAATTCAA gtATTTGTGGAAACATTAGacaaatgttttgaaaatgtcTGTGAACTGGATTTAATATTCCATGTAGACAAG gttcACAATATTCTTGCAGAAATGGTGATGGGAGGAATGGTATTGGAGACCAACATGAATGAGATTGTTACACAAATTGATGCACAAAATAAGCTGGAGAAATCTGAG ACCTTTATCTTTCAGTCTCCCAGACAGGACAGGTAG